The Porphyromonadaceae bacterium W3.11 DNA window TACAGTCGATAGCAGATATGACTGGGGGTAAGTATTTCAGAGCAACCGATAATGAAAGTTTACGGAAAATCTATGCTGAGATTGACCAAATGGAGAAGGTAAAGCTAAAGGTGGAGAATTTCACTCAGAAGGCAGAACATTATCCTATATTCTTATGGAGTGCTCTTATACTAGCATTGCTTGGATTGGTTGGTCGAAGTACACTATTCCGTAATGTGCCTTAATAATCGTAGATGAATTAAATAAATATGTTCCGATTTCTTCATCCAGAATTATTATATCTATTGATACCACTACTCTTGTATGGTATCTATCTGTTTTTTCGTATTTCTAAGCAGCGTAAGGAGCTGAAGCGATTTGGAGATACTGAATTGGTCAAAGAGTTGATGCCCGACCTATCTCTGCGGAGAATACTGGGAAAGGATCTTATACTCTTGGGTGCTTTATTATTGCTGGTCGTAGCATTGGCTCGACCTCAGATGGGAGCCAAGACCGAACAAGTGAAAACGGAGGGTATAGAGATGATGGTATGTCTTGATATTTCCAATTCGATGCTCTCTGATGATGTGAAGCCTAGCAGACTGGAGCGAGCCAAAGCTATAGTCTCTAAGGTGATGGAGCGTATGGATAATAATAAGATTGGACTGATCTATTTTGCTGGAGATGCCTTTGTTCAATTGCCGATTACAGCGGATTTGGTAAGTGCCAAGATGTTTTTGTCCAATGCTTCACCGAATATGATTGATGCCCAGGGTACGGTTCTGGAGCAAGCCATTCGTCTAGGTATTCGTAGCTTCTCAACTAACGATAAGGTGAAGCGAGCCATTGTCTTAATCACCGATGCAGAGAATCATGAAGGGGATGTGATGGCGGCCGTTAAGGAAGCCAAAGAAAAAGGTATTATCGTGAATGTGATAGGGGTAGGGTCAGCAGATGGAGGACCTATCCCATTACCCGAAGGAGGATACCTTCTGAACGAAGCCGGAGAAATGGTGGTGACCAAGCTAGATGAGCAGATAGCACAGGAGATAGTTGCTGCCAGTGGTGGAGTTTATATCCGAGCTAATGATGTCTCACAGACAACTAAGTTACTGGCTAAGAGTCTTGATAAGCTTGATAAAGCTGAACTAGAGATGACGGTATATAGTGCTTACAATGAGATGTATTATATCCCCCTGATTTTTGCATTGTTGTTGTTGATATTGGATTTCATTTATTTAGAGCGTAAGAATAGATACTTGAGAAAAGTCAAGTTATTTGAAGATAGAAATAAATCTGCCGAGCAATGAAAAAATATTTACTAATATTATTCCTAGGCTTATGTTTCGTACCTGCTTTTTCTCAAAAAGAGGTAAGGCAACAGGTCAGACAAGGCAATAAGTTGTATAAGGATAAACAGTATCAGAAAGCCGAAATTGATTATCGCAAAGCGTTGGAGATAAATGGTGGTGATATTGAGGCTAATTATAACTTAGCTAATACTCTGTATCGTACTGAGCGTGGTGAAGAAGCTGGTAAGGTCTATCAGTCTATGCTCAAGGAGGTAGAGTTATTACCTGCTGAGCGTGGGGCTGATGTCGCTCATAACGCTGGGAATTTGATGATGGCAGCTAAGGATTATGCTAAAGCCATTGAGCTTTACAAAGAGTCACTGAGACGCAGACCCTCAGATGATGAGACTAGATACAATCTAGCATTGGCTCAGAAGTTACTGGAGCAGCAAGAGAATGGTGGAGGCGGTGGTGATGATGATAATCAAGATCAAAAAGATCAGGATGATCAGAAGGATCAAGATAAGAACCAAGACCAGAATCAACAGCAAGATCAGCAGGAAACAAAAGAGGATAATCAAAAGCAGAATAAGCCAAAGGATCCGCAAAATCAGAGCGAGCAGCAGATGTCAAAGAGTAATGCCGAAAAGATATTAGAGGCGTATATGCAAGACGAGAAAGAAACGCAACGCAAGATTGAGCAGATCAAGCAGCAACAGCAACAACAACAACGCTCTCGTAAGAAGAATTGGTGATCCACGATTTATAATCTAAGATGGCTAAGAGGATATCATGATGATAAATATCAGAAAATACATATTGATAGTGTTATTAACACTTATGGGGAGTGTGCTTTATGCTCAGAATGAGAATATCTCATTTGATGTAAATGTCCCCAATAGGATTATTGCAGGTGAGCCTTTTCAAGTTCAGTTCGTATTGAATAACTCGGGAAAGGATATGCAGATGGATGATCCTAAGGGGTTAGAGGTTCTCTATGGTCCAGCAGTATCTAAGTCATCGAGCATATCGATAGTGAATGGGAAGCGGAGTCAGCATAA harbors:
- a CDS encoding VWA domain-containing protein — its product is MFRFLHPELLYLLIPLLLYGIYLFFRISKQRKELKRFGDTELVKELMPDLSLRRILGKDLILLGALLLLVVALARPQMGAKTEQVKTEGIEMMVCLDISNSMLSDDVKPSRLERAKAIVSKVMERMDNNKIGLIYFAGDAFVQLPITADLVSAKMFLSNASPNMIDAQGTVLEQAIRLGIRSFSTNDKVKRAIVLITDAENHEGDVMAAVKEAKEKGIIVNVIGVGSADGGPIPLPEGGYLLNEAGEMVVTKLDEQIAQEIVAASGGVYIRANDVSQTTKLLAKSLDKLDKAELEMTVYSAYNEMYYIPLIFALLLLILDFIYLERKNRYLRKVKLFEDRNKSAEQ